CTGCAGCACAGAGGTACCCACACAGAATACCTCCTTTAATGATTACAACTATGGAGCAGATCAGTGGAGACGTGGACTATTTCATTTTCTGCACTAGAATGTGTCAATATTAGCCTATTATTCTAACAATGGGTTTTACAAACACGTAGAAGAGAGGCAAGAatataatgtttcttttattgacAAGCAATAATGAAATACACTTGAAATTCAGTGAATGGAAACAACCCTGGTGCtaggcagggccggcccttggcataggcagtacaggcgaatgctaagggcgcatcaacccatcggGGGCGCCAACAATTGGGggaaaaaaattaattaaaaataatttgtttttcaaatttcataacaacacaatttcccgattttggatcaacaaagtacatcttattatcttatactaacataactacgcctatattgcatacaacgcccataaactatggcgcacccccccccaaaatccccccaaaaaatgtggttttagtgtgcaattataggttttaattttgtattagtgttaatttaaaatacatcaaactcccaaaaaacgtatacaGCTTCTCTGTGCTTTTTGtgctcctgaaagactgagaggctctgataacctcagctctgtgaggtaaaggcacacctttatatgatcattatagttacaaaaaaataagagaatagataaaacaggtataaaatactatatgacagtaaaaaaaagttattaataaacaagaatagagtttaaaaggggagtgatttgtaaaatatccataaagaaaaagtaaatctgtttacagttctgtttcatatgggtgttgagagatgtaggctatccatagatctcttcatgttgccctcaaagtgcaccagattgatgcttttaacttcaatattaacaacaacaaaaaaatcttcccgggggagcatgcccccagacccccctagaggatgttaggtccaccccccgacttcaatcatgttcacatggatagagtactaaatacatttgtacacatcttgtgtccatatctttctgttttggtggtcatgccacaaccgtgcacgtgcgtgcatgcatgcgcgagccatagtgagtgtctgcattttgggggtggggcgccaactaaaatcttgcctagggcagcaaattggtcagggccggccctggtgctAGGGTAGTTTTTGACAGGACAGTGTGGAAACAGGGAGAGAGAGCAGGGTGCAGCATGCAACATGGGTGCCCAAGCTGTGTGCTTATTACCAGATTTAGGTTTACTACTACAGTGTAGTTGTGTAATGAAAAACCTCTGtgacaggttcctcaacaatgcaatacaaagaTATActagacataaaacaatacaaacaaagcgtgtgtgtgtgtgtgtgtgtgtgtgtgtgtgtgtgcgtgtgcgcgtgtgtgtgcgcagaGCAAGCAGGAACAGACGTGCGTGTTCTGGATCAGATGACAGTCACCAACATATCAGACCAGGAGGCTTTGGATGACTTCCTCAACTCCACTGGTGATGACATCAGCACAGGGTCCTCCCTGACCTCAGGTAACCCCAACGCACTTTCTCTACAGGCTTCCAAAGGCTAAAGTAAATGTCCCTGCTGCGGGATGAATAAAGGAATTCTCACTCAAGGCATGCATATATTGTAGATATTGGTATTTTATGTTGCTAAACCTTttaaaatcagaatcagaaacgggtttattgccaggtaggttcacacatacgaggaatttgacttgatgtcatggtgcagacATAACATATAAAACtaaaaatctttaaggacactgtaataaaatatagtaagatagcaataaaataaagcagtaatttacagcGAAATAGAATGCAGtgaattatagaatataaaacgggaaatatgtgcagtaagcagtatttgaacattgtgtgcattaatgtaatgcatatagAGTATACGTTGTGTCAGTGGGGGGTCGGGCCTTGTTTAAGAGGCCGGTAGCGGAGGGGAACAAACTGTTCAGGTggcgagaggttttggtcctgatggagcgcagcctcctgccagaggggaggggggtgaacagtttgtgtccagGGTGGCAGGGGTCGGCCACTATCTTCCCTGCCTGCCTCAGGGTCCTGGAGGCGTGCAGGTCGTGGAGGGATGACACGCTGCAGCCGGCCCTTATCCTTGGCTGTGGCTGCGGCGTACCAGATGGtgatggaggaggtgaggaaGGATGGACTCCATGATGGAAGTGTAGAAGTTCACCATTGTCGTCTTTGGCAGCTGCCTCAGGAGGAACATCCTCTGCTGTGCTTTGTGATGAGGGAGCTGATGTTCTGCTaccttttattatttttttggcaACTTTTGAGCAGAAAAATCTCTGGCTGAAGAAGTTGGCATGGAACAACATCtgcattattttatttgtgtgttaCTGGTCACCTGGTGTATGTAGGTGTAATTATGTAGCATTATTTGGCCATCAGCTCTTTAGCTACTGGGTGCTGGGTGTGCACATCAGACAGTGACTTAGTCAGTCTATGAATCTTCTCACAAGATATGGCAACAATGATGGGAGGATGAATGAGTACAATGAATACAGCAGGTCAATGGTTCTAGATTATCGCATGTGTAAAAATCAAAGAGCATAaaataaagaatataatacgaaCCTGCCCTGGAGAAAAAGCCTGAAGCCGATCCCACTGCTGTGTGATTGTGCCACACAGGGTTGAACTTAAATGACTCAGAGTAAACTTCAGTGGTCTTCTCTCACAGGTCCAGATCTCGAGTCCTGCTCTTCTGAATCTGAAATGAAAAGCCAAATGATACAAGCGCCTCCCACAAAGAACCAAGCGTCCAACCAGGCTGCAGAGTGGGAGCAGGAAGAGGAAGGAGCTGCCAGTGAGGAGAGCTACGAGCCTCTGGTGCAGTCAGACGAGGAGGACATCCAGCCGGACATGTCCCTGGTTGCTCTGCAGGACGTTGGCACATTAAGGGGCTCTGATGAGAGTGACCCCGCAGAGGACCTGCCATCTGGGTAACTTAGCAACCAAGCCCTTGAAACTTCTTGATAACTATGCATCACTAACTACTGTCCCGCTCTGCTCTGACCTGTCGCAGTTCCTCTCTGCAGCAACATGAGCACCAGTCACGGCTCTCTGAACATTTGACAACATGACGCACATTACCTTCTCTGTGCATAGAGACAAATCTATCCTTTCTATCATTTGGTATAAGGCGTCTTCCAGAAAGCAGCTACCACGGCGACCATACTGTAGATGGAGAAGCTGGTGCCACTGTACAACATGTACAGTAAGGCAGTGGTGGTAACAATGATACATGCATTGAAATCACATTAAGACCCTCTTGAAGCCACAGGACTTCTTGACACTCCAACTTCATTTATAAGAAAAGAGGGGGCGACAGTTTGACTGATCTCTAAACTGgcagtcaacaattcttaatttATTAGGCTGGTGATACTTTATATTGTTCATGAAAAGCAGCAATAAGATGACCCTACTAACCTGAGATACCATAATCGTCTACTATATCTAAAAGTATCATACTGAAAACGGTTGTGTTAAAAATCCTAAAGGCCGACTTTTGAAACACAAAAACCTTtgtcagaaaaaaacatgtttgtaTTTGTGTCCTCGCCCATTCAATACATCTTTCTTTATATCATATATCTATTTCTTGTCAAGTTTATTTGCAGATCGATGTTAACAACCTGGCTACGTTTTTTCCAAAGTAAAAAATATAAAGCAAGACTCACATGCAACAAGACAACCGGTTTTTCCCAGGCTTAGTTCCGAAAACGATATCATTTTTCTTAAGGAAACAACGCTCCATTAACATGCTGGCCCCCGATTAGCATTGTTAGCTGTGTAAGGCTAAGCAAAGGACGGAAAACGTGTTTAGAACAAAAAGAAGATATCTATCTCTAGGATATCTTAAAACCTGGACAAAGAAAAGACTTCCATTCAGTTGCAGGAAGTCTTTATGCTTCAGAAAACAGATATTTTCCCTAGTAGCAGCGGTACCCTGTTCCACTATGTCCTTGTGCCCGACACCTGCAGAGTTCAGATCACTGTTCAGTTATCACATAGACACATCATGTGTGGAGGTTGTCCACACACTGTTGACCATATAGTATATAAAAGTGTGGGTGTGTTGACACTCATACATAAATATGTACTCATGTCATATGTGCTGGCTTTACAAGTATATTTGTCTTTGAAATGTCATTACCATGTATAATTTCAATTTTGGAAAAAGAGTAGAAATTCTAGAAATAAAAGTGATTAGTAAAGAATGAAATGTCATAAAAATACTATCATGTGATATATTTACACAAAGAAACTGTCTTTCATGGAGATTAAAATATTCAGTTTTTGTCCAAAGTGTTTTAGAGAGCTGTCTATAAAACACTTTCATAAAAACAGAACATTACAACCTTCAAGAATCTGTGAGCGGATGACTGAGACAAAGTGGGT
This genomic window from Pseudochaenichthys georgianus chromosome 16, fPseGeo1.2, whole genome shotgun sequence contains:
- the LOC117460332 gene encoding dysbindin-A-like; this encodes MVMLSAHWERKRAALTQLQEQLQSVPAFIGDLDAMTANIAHLEGDFEEMESKLMYLETLCCQCEQQTVQQQHINQLEAYKKKKRKEVEALEVELNSEHAQKVAELEQTMKQKLRERQKVYEEAFNQDVQQYLSTGYLQHREQAGTDVRVLDQMTVTNISDQEALDDFLNSTGDDISTGSSLTSGPDLESCSSESEMKSQMIQAPPTKNQASNQAAEWEQEEEGAASEESYEPLVQSDEEDIQPDMSLVALQDVGTLRGSDESDPAEDLPSG